One part of the Raphanus sativus cultivar WK10039 chromosome 7, ASM80110v3, whole genome shotgun sequence genome encodes these proteins:
- the LOC108815027 gene encoding defensin-like protein 4 — MAKFVSIITLLFVALVLFAAFEAPTMVEAQKLCERSSGTWSGVCGNNNACKNQCINLEGARHGSCNYIFPYHRCICYFPC; from the exons ATGGCCAAGTTTGTTTCCATCATCACCCTTCTTTTCGTTGCTCTTGTACTCTTTGCTGCTTTTG aagCACCAACAATGGTGGAAGCGCAGAAGTTGTGCGAGAGGTCTAGTGGGACATGGTCAGGAGTATGTGGAAATAATAATGCTTGCAAGAACCAGTGCATCAACCTCGAGGGAGCACGACATGGATCTTGCAACTATATTTTCCCATATCACAGGTGTATCTGCTACTTCCCATGTTAA
- the LOC108815028 gene encoding defensin-like protein 4 yields MSKFATIITLLFAYFVLFAAFESPTRVEGQRLCKRQSSTWWGVCGNNDACRNQCSRLEGARHGSCNYIFPYHRCICYHAC; encoded by the exons ATGTCCAAGTTTGCTACCATCATCACCCTTCTCTTCGCTTATTTTGTTCTCTTTGCTGCTTTTG AATCACCGACAAGAGTGGAAGGACAGAGGTTGTGCAAGAGGCAGAGTAGTACATGGTGGGGAGTTTGTGGAAATAACGATGCATGCAGGAACCAGTGCAGTCGACTTGAGGGAGCACGACACGGATCTTGTAACTATATCTTCCCATATCACAGATGTATCTGTTACCACGCATGTTAA